The Camelina sativa cultivar DH55 chromosome 16, Cs, whole genome shotgun sequence sequence TCTGCGCATTGAGATTGAAGTAGAGAGtaattctcttctctttttaccGTAACTATTTACTTGAAGACAAAGATTGATCTCTCCCTTTTCGTTGTCTTCTCAGTGATCCTACCTTGTGGTGATATTGCTGCTCTTGTGTATTTGTGGAATCCATTCACGATAGTTTCTTGTGTGGGTTTATCAACTTCTCCAATTGAAAACCTGGCCGTCGTACTGGCGCTTTTTGGAGCAGTTACTCgtaagaagatgatgatatttGCATATTGATATTTCAATCGTTTCTTGACATTCTATAACCGATGTTTTCTACCTACGCAGGACGAGTTCCTCTGGCTGCATTTGGCTTCGTCATGGCCACACATTTATCTCTTTACCCTGCAACTCTTGCAATACCGGTATTTAtcatttcttgttttatttatttcacgGTTCTCAAATTAAACAGATTATAATTGCTCTTGTGTATTTCGCACAGATAATTATTATATTGGGATATGGTTTGGATGCTCCTCCTATAAAATTGTTCCTTCAGACCAGAAGTGTGGAAAATGAGAAGAGTTCAACCTCTACTGTTTCTAAGCAAGCCAAGTCGAAACAAACTACACACCTTCCGTTCTTATGGAAAACAGTTGCGCACTTCTTGTTCTGGGTACTTCTGTGGTCGCTTTATGTACTGGTTTTATGCGCCTTATCACTGAATAAATATGGTGGGCTTGAGGAAATGTTCAAGAGGTACCCCctaacattgaaatttaatgCATACCGCGCTATATAATTAGTTTCTGTTAGCCATATATAGAACAAAGAAAAGTATTCTCTATAAGTTAGATACCAGTTTATATACTTATTATTCAAGAACTTGCAACATAATCGTTAAGCATTTTGACGTTTGTGTATCTTTGCCACCTGCTATAGGACGTATGGCTTCATTCTCAGTATTGAAGATCTTTCACCAAATATTGGAGTCTTTTGGTAAGTATCATAAAGCCATATCATCAGTGGTGGATAAAAAATCCCTTCTAATACATTATTCGTTTTAAATCTCACTTTCAGGTACTTCTTTGCAGAAGTCTTCGACTTCTTCAGAAACTTTTTCCTGATAGTTTTCCACGTAAATGTTCTGTTTATGTTACTCCCCTTAGTCATACGGTTGAAACATCGGCCCTGCTTCCTGGCTTTCGTATACTTAGCGATCTCCTCGATTCTTAAATCTTACCCTTCAGTAAGTACTTGATTTCCCTTTTAACTAgatattgtgtttttgtttttttggaggAATTGTACTAAAGAATGTTAACAATGAGTGAGTTAAATCATTTGACTGAACCTCCTAGGTTGGAGATTCCGCTTTATACTTGAGCTTATGGGCATTGTTTGTCAATGAGTTAATAGGTAAAAGCAAATACTTCATAATCTATTTCGCATTGTTTAGCTTTTGCTTTGCATATAAACTCTGTCTTTTGTTTTGCATAGATATGAAGTTCtcgttcttcctcttctgtgGATATCTTGGGATTTCTCTCCTCAGCCCTGTGATGCACAATCTCTGGATATGGCGGGTAAGCTCAACTCAAATCTATAGCCCAACTCTTCACATCAGTTGGAAGAAAATGTTCCAAAGATCATAActacttttgatttttcattacAGGGTACAGGAAACGCAAATTTCTACTTTGGAAATGCTATTGGCTATGCGTGCTTTCAGGTAAAATATAAGCCTAAATCCATTATTTTATTCAGTAATTGGAGTTTAGATTCATGGAGTGCACAATTAGATAGCAACCAGTAGATAATGAgattatcagatttttttttaatataaatgatgTAGCTTATGGGTTTCTGTGGGGTTTTACAGATCGTTTTTGTGGTTGAGAGCGTAAGCGCAATGCTAAACCATGACAGGGCGCTGAGAAGATCTAGCTCGAACCATGGAGAAGTCAAGAGCTAAGCCATTAGAGGTCATTGCGCCACTTTTCTATTACACGTAAAGAGAAGAGTTTTTGGTCTTTCGCTTAACGTTAGCCTCATGTGATTGTTGTGAGTCGctgcttttctttgtttgagagCATCATATAAATGACTAATCTCCAGTGCCTTGCGCTTAAAGTAACTATTAATTTGCACTTTGTACCGAGACAACAAGTCTGAGAAGTGTCGGTCTGAATAAATTAATATGCACCATACATTTGTAAAATGTGTGTtacggaagaaaaaaaatgtaattttagaGGGGTCGCTGAGAAAAGTAGGGGTGGACAATCAggtttattgtttggtttcGGTTTGATTTCTTCGgtttcacataaattaaaaccataCGGAACTGTTTGTAATCCAGTTTAgtttcataaaaattgaaactataCTCAGACTACCATTTTTGTTAGGGTATGCAATTCGGTTTACTATTTggtatgcattttttttttaaatgacaacAATGCAACAGTTAGGGATGGGCTTTTCAGTTTAAGGTTTGGTTTCACTAgttttttttgaggtttttttttgggggttttatACGATTTATAAAAACAGAAATCATATAAAACCTATTATACTTCAGAAttggttttggttcggtttgccTAATTTTAGTTATTCATGTTGTTTTGatatagttaaaattttgaaataaaaattagtaattataagGACTTTGGTTTACTTGGCTTGAGTTCAGTTTGATTACACAAAAACCAGTTTCGGTCTGATTTCAATTATTCGGATATTAGAATAATGAAGCCACACGGGTTACTTGGTTGAGTTCAGTTTGATTACACAAAAACCGGTTTCGGTTTGATTTCAATTATTCGGATATTAGAAATGGGTTTCTTGGTGAAACAATACGTTTTCATAACTTAATTGGTGAATGGGTACTATCActatttaaaacacaaaaaacaggGTGTTAAGAGATAGAAGAGAGTAGAGATAGAGCATAATTGTGGGACATATGAGATTGGTGAAGATTACTAGTTAGCTCTgcttgtgtttttggttttgtttttttttttctacatttctttctctttctctttctttttatattaacatttttatttctttttcttttcatcacaATCATCTTTtcctaattattcaaatatttattaatatatcttttgtttccaaattttttctacatacaaaaaattatgtattttgttttaatgatttcaaatataatttaattcaaaatatctatatttgtgtACAGTTCAAACCAAccagcaatatttgtgtacgaTTTAAGTCATCTAGCATATTTGATAGATTCAACTCGTCCgacaatatttgtgtacggttcaAACCATCCAACATGTTAGATAGATTTAAAacgtccaacaatatttgtgtatggtttaaactttaaaccttctaacatattagatatattcaaactatccaacaatatttgtatccgtacaccttattaagtgtacaaatgtttgtacacattattaattgtacaaatgtaatttgtttaatttttagggtttcagatGTCTTTATTGCAATAGttggtaaaaattatatttgtacaCTTAGTAATGTGTACCGATATATGTACACTTAATTATGTGtatagacatctgtacacttaataaagtgtatagacatctgtacacttaaaaatGTATACggatacaaaatatgtatataatatatttaaaaattattaaacaaaattcatatcaaattgtaaagaaaaaagtataatttttttttgtatctaagaagttttctaaaaaaaaattatattaacaattatttaagaaatcaagaaataaagagaaaatgagagatACAATAAcatggtaattaaaaaaattgttgaatgaCAAAAAAGACTGAGAAAATAGTCTAATAGTGATCAATGTggtttttctaattataaatagtgagTGTATCATCTttctaattatgtttgaaaaatgtatCCAAATAACTCATTAGAAATTTAGAACAATGAAGGCACATGGTTCCGAAATAAATTTCGATTCGGTTCAACTATTTCGATTAAGttcaattcgttttttttttctttttctttctttttgcagtTTTATTCCCACGCCTACTAATAGCAGCATTTTCTACCGAAGCAAAAgaatagaggaaaaaaagatacaataaaacttgtatAAATGAATAATGTCGAGATTTATATGTACtggtttcaaaataaaatttcaaaccaaaaaattatattgattatcgagatatatattaatatttatcattatcaTACATCCGGTCaacaaaaactaagtttatagttttgttgtaaAAGTTCAAACTTAGTTGCTTGAGTTATTTTATAATTCTCACAAATCGAAAAACTTGTTTAACTACttgagtgtatatatatatagcaaccTCTTACAACTTGGACTATTACTCGATAATATAATACACACCCACCCACGCTACAGATATCAATAACAATAAAATCTCACCCACGTTACAGATATCAAATATCAATAACAATCTTTTACAACTTGGATTATTACTCAATATAGTAtgtcatatataataaataattcgtTCCTCCAAAATACATGCTGTGCACTTACAAATTTGACACTTGTgcatatattacaaataaataaattcagaaaatattaTATGCATAATACAGTAgttgtttagtgtttatattgATAAAATCAACTTAGAGATTAGTAGAGATTCAACGTGAATCACTCCATTACAAATGCCTAAACCTAAAAACCTATTATTTATTGCATAACATA is a genomic window containing:
- the LOC104752977 gene encoding phosphatidylinositol glycan anchor biosynthesis class U protein isoform X2, producing the protein MAHHCCSRFLDLSRFRVLKGNQVISCADILSAMLLRGIGQKLQMAYGLNARLLGFLKSSRDKVILPCGDIAALVYLWNPFTIVSCVGLSTSPIENLAVVLALFGAVTRRVPLAAFGFVMATHLSLYPATLAIPIIIILGYGLDAPPIKLFLQTRSVENEKSSTSTVSKQAKSKQTTHLPFLWKTVAHFLFWVLLWSLYVLVLCALSLNKYGGLEEMFKRTYGFILSIEDLSPNIGVFWYFFAEVFDFFRNFFLIVFHVNVLFMLLPLVIRLKHRPCFLAFVYLAISSILKSYPSVGDSALYLSLWALFVNELIDMKFSFFLFCGYLGISLLSPVMHNLWIWRGTGNANFYFGNAIGYACFQIVFVVESVSAMLNHDRALRRSSSNHGEVKS
- the LOC104752977 gene encoding phosphatidylinositol glycan anchor biosynthesis class U protein isoform X1, translated to MAEEQNKKPCRFWIWASASVVFRLILISFPGNLNLSSRPEVSTPLTSIRRLAEGYWLKQASMSPYAGSMYHGSPLLLSILGPLTVQSIKGQPSHLLCSLVFVIADILSAMLLRGIGQKLQMAYGLNARLLGFLKSSRDKVILPCGDIAALVYLWNPFTIVSCVGLSTSPIENLAVVLALFGAVTRRVPLAAFGFVMATHLSLYPATLAIPIIIILGYGLDAPPIKLFLQTRSVENEKSSTSTVSKQAKSKQTTHLPFLWKTVAHFLFWVLLWSLYVLVLCALSLNKYGGLEEMFKRTYGFILSIEDLSPNIGVFWYFFAEVFDFFRNFFLIVFHVNVLFMLLPLVIRLKHRPCFLAFVYLAISSILKSYPSVGDSALYLSLWALFVNELIDMKFSFFLFCGYLGISLLSPVMHNLWIWRGTGNANFYFGNAIGYACFQIVFVVESVSAMLNHDRALRRSSSNHGEVKS